In Plasmodium malariae genome assembly, chromosome: 11, the following proteins share a genomic window:
- the PmUG01_11023400 gene encoding conserved Plasmodium protein, unknown function, whose protein sequence is MSNQKETKIRNTGKCNYAKKEYKSNFYSINPKTQSNANDKVNKYKERNNNERGYTFENFNENLKKERSVLKEGIQNIKINVSRSNSSNSNNKNVITNNCNTNVKSNHISSLNKNSTSCTMNNINSNKNKNISDKGIKVQRSNNNSTSSSNNNSYCGNGIKRGNNEKGRYERWGRKNTNYFNRAYTKNDVKKKHNTFLNRNLTNFFDSRNCNDNNNKPFQNVRKIPHNKMEKGRNGSNHVNNVYSNNKTKDDKNMEANVNNTNNLCSKSNNNLVGISKDIPLCNDSKVSSSNDINFTGEVRDSKKMNMISKKSSVKNESNRREDKVVHTERRDREYIKSNNCDIKVNEDKSLTNYELDKKEKGKIGIHDEMENTKNENIKKPEVEKDKKDGKCSNVKNMNTEEVYNNSRLNSGSIRIFSTNSMNINSGRKSEDTKEKPYNNEKTNGNKLTNNNSSNNINNNNSENYKRISVYNNSRNNTNFKKDFRNNNTSTNNSNKKYNGYRNIGNNKKVECRNNNDNGKSFDFDTACDNFKSSEYYKNNESIKNRKNYKNGHNYICKTKDIHNSNEKKHKNSNENSVCTSSINNSYKNIDSYRKSNNGVSKMNDNTVQNIDNCKNYNNKNNSYSGNNYGHNGSNGNNYDIGDTVDKNNDNKGVNCGGKNSDNNDSNSDNNNNRNKYINSSKHTYNRADNSYEEIHKDNSMNRNNHPVSRDESGNNKNFNFKRNNFKNKEEISNIKKSDTKFINEEKYGKKNNESNYFKRSDNMNNDNNKKMLHTFNNSGNNNYNKKVNDNKIMNNKESNHYEKENSCAPNDLSDVKVDETDVYKNSSNHLVKRGENVSNKTIWATTNENTGENMYEHINDNNNHIFNRNLDKCNYANNGVNNTNSNMVDNSFKNKEKIVNNMSDNSKSDHTNMDNSNIPSSKKVDKSNRDHSKIKENSDTKCIITKEGRKKEYNTEDCLTREKTKHIQNIRRYNDEEMNNCECVKNDNYNITDRSEDEEVQGNILANKDDKNMKNISKNDYCKYPEDKKNHLIGKRDEKRTNNTGKSSSFNFKQFKIWIGNRYNKLLEAYLDQENRKKNGNEVFQDEIKMYELNSCYTDNIREESNNDNITEISETSEKKCNNEGTKFNKDNSNFQVNTKGLDERIVINGNSSDYSNVLNKIDYVDNSVNANYSVTKNNYIMSSKNSSNALLINNTCTHNEENKYYNRKNNYRSYNQKKTVPPFHKNSSSNYKGSFLSFSSNKKYDNSKKGDDAVANSNFYGKKNNTIYRDNQNEERINDYNFNKKGYYEKKSADKRLGNNNLMGKKINHNKNQMNNNNNNNNNVFYRRKYQNYEQKGDFVKNEVNNDTYYKTNKQTTSCQQNSKMSNRRTKLVNERFHKRNNSSDMDNMNDTFYSSKHKINNNTVLRNTSDVSFMYNSNKNMDNKKSNATYLTSK, encoded by the coding sequence atgagtaatcaaaaagaaacaaaaattagaaatacAGGAAAATGTAACTATgctaaaaaagaatataaaagtaaCTTTTATTCGATTAATCCGAAAACTCAAAGTAATGCAAATGATAaagtaaacaaatataaggAAAGAAATAACAATGAGAGGGGGTATACTTTTGAAAactttaatgaaaatttaaaaaaagaacgaAGTGTATTAAAAGAAGGCATCCAAAATATTAAGATTAATGTTAGTAGaagtaatagtagtaatagtaataataagaatGTCATTACAAATAATTGTAACACTAATGTAAAGAGTAATCATATAAGTAGTCTTAATAAGAACAGTACCTCTTGTACCATGAATAATATCAATAGTAacaagaacaaaaatattagtgATAAAGGAATTAAGGTTCAAAGAAGTAACAACAACAGTACTAGtagtagcaataataatagctaTTGTGGAAACGGTATCAAAAGGGGAAACAATGAAAAAGGGAGATATGAAAGATGGGGAAGAAAAAACACAAACTATTTTAATAGAGCTTATACGAAAAAtgatgttaaaaaaaagcacAACACATTCTTAAATAgaaatttaacaaatttttttgacAGCAGAAATTGTAATGATAACAACAATAAACCTTTTCAAAATGTTAGGAAAATACCCCATAATAAAATGGAGAAGGGGAGAAATGGCTCAAATCATGTGAATAACgtttattcaaataataaaacgaaGGACGATAAAAACATGGAAGCTAATGTGAATAAcacaaataatttatgctCTAAAAGTAACAATAACTTAGTAGGAATCTCGAAGGATATACCTTTATGTAATGATTCAAAAGTAAGTAGCagtaatgatataaattttacaGGTGAGGTACGTGATtcgaaaaaaatgaacatgaTATCTAAAAAGAGTTctgtaaaaaatgaaagtaatAGAAGAGAAGATAAAGTTGTACATACTGAAAGGAGGGATagagaatatattaaaagcaATAATTGtgatataaaagtaaatgaGGATAAAAGTTTAACAAACTATGAattagataaaaaagaaaaaggaaaaataggGATACATGATGAAATggaaaatacgaaaaatgaaaatattaaaaaaccGGAAGTGGAGAAGGACAAAAAAGATGGAAAATGTAGTaacgtaaaaaatatgaatacaGAAGaggtatataataatagtcgTTTAAATTCAGGTTCCATTAGGATATTTAGTACTAACAGTATGAACATTAATTCGGGTAGAAAAAGCGAGGACACAAAAGAGAAACCTTATAATAATGAGAAAACAAATGGCAATAAACTCACaaacaataatagtagtaataatattaataataataatagtgaaaactataaaagaatttcagtatataataatagtaggaACAACACAAACTTCAAGAAGGACTTCCGAAATAATAACACGAGCACgaataattcaaataaaaagtataacgGTTACAGAAATATAGGGAATAACAAAAAAGTTGAATGTAGAAACAATAATGATAACGGCAAAAGTTTTGACTTTGATACAGCTTGCGATAATTTTAAGAGTAGCGaatattataagaataatgaaagtataaaaaataggaaaaattacaaaaatggccataattatatttgtaaaacaaaagatatacataatagtaatgaaaaaaagcataaaaataGTAACGAGAATAGTGTATGCACGAGTAGTATCAACAACAGttacaaaaatattgataGCTATCGGAAAAGTAATAATGGTGTCTCAAAAATGAATGATAATACTGTACAAAATATTGATAactgtaaaaattataacaacaaaaataaCAGTTATAGCGGTAATAATTATGGACACAATGGTAGTAATGGTAATAATTATGACATTGGTGATACCGTTGATAAGAATAATGATAACAAAGGTGTTAACTGTGGTGGTAAAAACAGTGATAACAACGATAGTAACAgtgataataacaataaccgTAACAAGTATATTAATAGTAGTAAGCACACTTATAACAGGGCTGATAACAGTTACGAGGAAATCCATAAGGACAATAGTATGAATAGGAATAATCACCCTGTGTCACGTGATGAAAGtggaaataacaaaaattttaattttaaaagaaataattttaaaaataaggaagaaatatcaaatataaaaaaatcagacacaaaatttattaatgagGAAAAATacgggaaaaaaaataatgaaagtaactattttaaaagaagtgataatatgaataacgataataataaaaaaatgttacacacatttaataatagtggtaataataattataataaaaaggtaaatgataacaaaattatgaataataaagaatcaaatcattatgaaaaagaaaacagcTGTGCACCAAATGATTTAAGTGACGTGAAAGTAGATGAAACAgatgtttataaaaatagttcCAATCATTTAGTTAAACGTGGAGAAAATGTGTCTAATAAAACCATATGGGCTACTACTAATGAGAATACTGGTGAAAACATGTATGAACAcattaatgataataataatcacATTTTTAATAGGAACCTTGATAAATGTAATTATGCTAATAATGGTGTAAATAATACAAACAGTAATATGGTTGATAACAGTTTtaagaataaagaaaaaattgtgaATAATATGTCTGATAATAGTAAGTCTGATCATACTAATATGGATAATAGTAACATTCCCAGTAGTAAAAAGGTGGATAAGAGTAATAGAGACCATAGTAAAATCAAGGAAAACAGTGACACAAAATGCATAATAACAAAAGAgggaagaaaaaaggaatataataCTGAAGATTGTTTAACGAGGGAGAAAACAAAACATATCCAAAATATTAGAAGATATAATGATGAAGAGATGAACAATTGTGAATGcgttaaaaatgataattataatatcacAGATAGAAGTGAGGATGAGGAAGTTCAGGGCAATATATTAGCAAATAaggatgataaaaatatgaaaaatataagtaagaATGATTATTGTAAATATCCAGAAGATAAAAAGAATCATTTAATAGGAAAGAGGGATGAAAAGAGAACTAATAATACAGGAAAGTCTAGttcttttaatttcaaaCAGTTCAAAATATGGATTGGtaatagatataataaattattagaGGCTTATTTAGATCAAGAAAATAGAAAGAAGAATGGTAATGAAGTATTTCaggatgaaataaaaatgtatgaatTAAATTCATGCTATACCGACAATATTAGGGAAGAaagtaataatgataacatAACAGAAATAAGTGAAActtcagaaaaaaaatgtaataatgaaGGTACCAAATTTAATAAAGATAATTCAAATTTTCAAGTAAATACAAAAGGATTAGATGAAAGAATAGTTATTAATGGAAATAGCAGTGATTATTcaaatgtattaaataagATCGATTATGTAGATAATTCTGTTAATGCGAACTACAGTGTAACgaagaataattatatcatGAGTTCAAAAAATTCTTCGAAtgcattattaattaataatacatgcacacataatgaagaaaataaatattataacagaaaaaataattatcgCTCTTATAATCAAAAGAAAACCGTACCACCATTCCATAAAAATTCTTCGAGTAACTACAAAGGttcttttttaagtttttcatcaaataagaaatatgatAATTCTAAGAAAGGAGATGATGCAGTTGCAAACTCAAATTtttatgggaaaaaaaataacactATTTATAGAGACAATCAAAATGAAGAAAGAATAAATGATTATAACttcaataaaaaaggatACTACGAAAAAAAATCAGCAGACAAA